One genomic window of Metopolophium dirhodum isolate CAU chromosome 4, ASM1992520v1, whole genome shotgun sequence includes the following:
- the LOC132942413 gene encoding neuronal calcium sensor 2 isoform X1 — translation MFTWDMGCFGSKDKLSKEDMDFLKSHTRYDEATIKEWYKGFKQDCPNGRLTPAKFVDMYKMFFPSGNAEEFCDHVFRTFDMDKNGYIDFKEFLLAIDVTSSGTPEEKLKWAFRMYDVDGNGVIDIQEMTKIVQAIYDMLGACSSNRPADSAEDRAKNIFAKMDENNDGQLTQDEFLKGCLQDEELSKMLAP, via the exons ATGTTCACATGGG ACATGGGTTGTTTCGGTAGCAAAGACAAGTTGTCCAAAGAGGACATGGACTTCTTAAAATCCCACACGAGATACGACGAAGCGACCATTAAAGAATGGTACAAAGGTTTCAAA caAGACTGTCCAAATGGCCGTTTAACACCCGCCAAATTTGTGGACATGTACAAAATGTTCTTTCCAAGCGGTAATGCCGAAGAATTCTGCGATCACGTATTTCGGACATTTGATATGGATAAAAATGGTTACATAGACTTCAAA GAGTTTCTATTAGCCATAGACGTCACGTCGTCCGGTACACCGGAGGAAAAACTAAAATGGGCATTCAGAATGTATGACGTGGACGGCAACGGAGTCATCGATATTCAAGAGATGACGAAAATCGTTCAG GCCATCTACGATATGTTGGGTGCATGTTCATCTAATCGTCCAGCTGACTCGGCAGAAGATCGGGCTAAAAATATATTCGCCAAAATGGATGAGAATAACGACGGACAGTTGACCCAGGACGAATTCCTTAAAGGCTGTTTACAGGACGAAGAGCTATCCAAGATGCTCGCACCATAA
- the LOC132942413 gene encoding neuronal calcium sensor 2 isoform X2, with protein sequence MGCFGSKDKLSKEDMDFLKSHTRYDEATIKEWYKGFKQDCPNGRLTPAKFVDMYKMFFPSGNAEEFCDHVFRTFDMDKNGYIDFKEFLLAIDVTSSGTPEEKLKWAFRMYDVDGNGVIDIQEMTKIVQAIYDMLGACSSNRPADSAEDRAKNIFAKMDENNDGQLTQDEFLKGCLQDEELSKMLAP encoded by the exons ATGGGTTGTTTCGGTAGCAAAGACAAGTTGTCCAAAGAGGACATGGACTTCTTAAAATCCCACACGAGATACGACGAAGCGACCATTAAAGAATGGTACAAAGGTTTCAAA caAGACTGTCCAAATGGCCGTTTAACACCCGCCAAATTTGTGGACATGTACAAAATGTTCTTTCCAAGCGGTAATGCCGAAGAATTCTGCGATCACGTATTTCGGACATTTGATATGGATAAAAATGGTTACATAGACTTCAAA GAGTTTCTATTAGCCATAGACGTCACGTCGTCCGGTACACCGGAGGAAAAACTAAAATGGGCATTCAGAATGTATGACGTGGACGGCAACGGAGTCATCGATATTCAAGAGATGACGAAAATCGTTCAG GCCATCTACGATATGTTGGGTGCATGTTCATCTAATCGTCCAGCTGACTCGGCAGAAGATCGGGCTAAAAATATATTCGCCAAAATGGATGAGAATAACGACGGACAGTTGACCCAGGACGAATTCCTTAAAGGCTGTTTACAGGACGAAGAGCTATCCAAGATGCTCGCACCATAA